Below is a window of Acidobacteriota bacterium DNA.
TTGCTAGCTTTGAATACAGACACCAATACCGACAGAGCGGTAATTGGCAGTATTGAGAGATGGTACAACGATGTAATGGAGCGGGCTTCAGGCTGGTATCAACAAAAGGTACAAACAACCATAATTGTTCTCGGATTTAGTCTCGCCGTTGGCATCAATATTGACACGGTTCTAATCTCAGATTACATAACACGAGGCGCAGTGCTGCGCGAGGTTTTTGTGGCAACGGCCAAAGATCTCATTGAGGTACGACACCAGGATGCGGCAACACAGGCTGTTGATAAGAACCGTGCAACCGAACTCGCAGAAGCATGGTATCAACTCCAACCCTTCGGTCTACCAATCGGATGGGTTCACCAACCTGGACAGCCATTTTATTATGTCCGTGGAACGCCTACTTGGCCGAATGAAGAGAATTTCCTGACAAAACTTATTGGGCTCTTTCTCACCGCATGTGCTGTCATTTTAGGAGCCCCTATGTGGTTTGATGTGTTGAATAAATTCGTTTTGATCCGTACCAGCGGTAAAGCTCCTGAGGAGACGCCGCTGCCGCCTATGGACATACCTTCGCCTCTAGAGGAGTCCCGCTCGCCATCAAGCGGTTAATCCGTCAATCAGATAAGTTGTTCTTGTGGATAACGTATTAAATCACGTCTAAATGTGTTAAGGACTTGCGGTCGCAGTCGCGGAAGAATTGGAAGCAGTTTATAACACAGCGGGGTTCATAAAGACCTGCAAGGAGCAGGTCTGTGGCCGATGTGGGAGGAAGGAATTGGAGGCCGACAGTAAAGAAAGGCCTCCTTGACTCCTGTATGTGCTACGCATAACATCCCGCCACGACGAGGAAGGTTGCTGCCCGACCAGTCCAAGGAGCCAAACCATGCCTTCTTACATAAACATCGAGAACAACCTGACCGCAGGTCTCACCGTAGACACCACCGTCAGCCCCGCCCTCAGCAGCGACGACTGGGGCGTGGATTCAAGCACTGCGCCGAACGGCGAGACCACCCGCGTCTTGTGGATGAATCGTGATGAGGGCATTCACGACAAACACACCTGGATTTTCACCACTGCGTTCACTTATGCGGGCGTTGCGATCCAGTTGCAGGAGTCGCTGACCGGCACGCTGTTGAGCAGCACGCTCGAGATTCAGATCGTCGCCGGCGGTAAAAGCACTGGCTGGCAGTCGAATAACACCTCGCTCATGTTTACCGGGACCGACGGGAATTCCTACCGAATCAGCGGAAGCTTCTTTCTCGACGAGATCTACGACGACGTGACGTACGCAATCAGCCAGAACATTCTTCCGCCGATCAACCACGTCGTGGTGCTGATGATGGAGAACCGCTCGTTAGACAATCTGCTCGGCTGGGTCTATACCGACCAGAACAATCAACCGCCGCACAACATCCCGGCCCAGGAGCCAACGTCCTACGCGGGCCTCGTTAAACACAAATATCACAACCAGCTCACGCCGGACTCGCCGCTCGTGTACGCGAAAAATGGAACGGACTCCACGGTTGTTCCAAGCCCCGATCCGGGCGAAGAGTTCACTCAAATGACGCAACAGATCTTCGGCGCATCGACGACAGCCGACATGTCGGGCTTCCTCGCCAACTACTTCACCCAGTGCCCGGGGGACCCGAACCAGATCATGCACTCGTACAATCCGGCCCAGGTTCCGGTGATCAGCCAGATCGCGCAAGCATTCGCGGTGAGCGATGCATGGTACGCATCGGCCCCGTGTCAGACCTGGCCTAACCGAGGCTTTGTACACACCGGCTCGTCGGACGGGCATATCAACAACGACGATTCCGAGCCCTACGACATCAACACGATCTTCAATCTGCTCAAAGACCAGGGCATCTCCTGGATGGTCTACAACAACTCCATCGCGCCTTCGCTGGTGCACGTGATGTTTCCAAAGCTCTGGCTCGAGCTAGACCATTTCGCGGACCTGTTTGATTTCGTTACCGCCTGCCAGCAGCCCGCGACAGCGCCGGCTGGCAGCAAACTTCCGCAGTACAGCTTCATTGAGCCGAACTTCCTGAATGCAATTCCTCCACACGACGAAAGCTACCATCCGCCGCACGACATCACGCCCGCCGAGCAATTCCTGGCAGAGGTCTACAGCGCCATTCAGGCGTGCCCCTACCGCGACGAGATCCTGTTCGTGATCACCTTCGACGAGCACGGCGGCTGCTACGACCATGTGCCTCCGCCGAGCGGC
It encodes the following:
- a CDS encoding alkaline phosphatase family protein; its protein translation is MPSYINIENNLTAGLTVDTTVSPALSSDDWGVDSSTAPNGETTRVLWMNRDEGIHDKHTWIFTTAFTYAGVAIQLQESLTGTLLSSTLEIQIVAGGKSTGWQSNNTSLMFTGTDGNSYRISGSFFLDEIYDDVTYAISQNILPPINHVVVLMMENRSLDNLLGWVYTDQNNQPPHNIPAQEPTSYAGLVKHKYHNQLTPDSPLVYAKNGTDSTVVPSPDPGEEFTQMTQQIFGASTTADMSGFLANYFTQCPGDPNQIMHSYNPAQVPVISQIAQAFAVSDAWYASAPCQTWPNRGFVHTGSSDGHINNDDSEPYDINTIFNLLKDQGISWMVYNNSIAPSLVHVMFPKLWLELDHFADLFDFVTACQQPATAPAGSKLPQYSFIEPNFLNAIPPHDESYHPPHDITPAEQFLAEVYSAIQACPYRDEILFVITFDEHGGCYDHVPPPSGAEAPLPASVSRDGTFDFSRYGVRVPTIVVSSYVTPGTVFRAEGGTPYDHTTILATLRDWLGINQATFEASLPSPRIAAAPTLASVLTETKPQAWPVIKAPATEAKIPDPTEPPNELVMTIVIGEASRRAGTYIGPVGVAALRQAIQTEEQAHAYFAAQPSKPKTRILLPTRFLPLP